TGCTGCAATTGAAAAGATGGGATGGATCATGCGATTAGATGTAAGAATGTTTTATGCAGTTTTATGGTAGTACTTACATTTACTTCCATTCCTACAACTTTATAAAGTTTTATGCTTGAAAACTATCCAATATTGTCATATGATCTTATGTTTTGATTCAATGTGGTTCATGGGAATGTTTGCTTGATTTGGTAAGTTATAGCTTTGGTGTAATTGGGTcttacattattattttttgtctttttttttttttttttatttggtcgATCagtgtttaatatatatatatttgagataATTTCAATCTATGGAATCTGTTattgataatagttttttattgttAGAACAAGAAACCAATTAGCTTTTGGTGATAATATTTTCTCTAATTGTTTCACTTtgcaagagtttttttttttttttgttaattacaTAAAAACAACCCAAAGGGCCAAAACCCATATGGGCCATTGCCAAGCCCAGGAAGCCCTAGCTAGAAAAAGGTAATCACATTACACCTTTTCTCTCCTCTAAAACCCGAGCACCACGCCAACGCAGTTGACGGTTGAAGAAGCCGTTCTGAAAAACTGAgacctcccccccccccaaaaaaaaaaaaaaacccaaaatagaataagaaaaatGGGGGAATCTGAGAATCGAAGCCACCTGGAAAAGACCTTGGAGCCCTTTTACCAAAGAGCTTCTGAATCTGAGGTTGGTTTCttctattttcatatataaataaataaataaatatatatatattataatttttttttatgaattccaatgattttttctttctctatgtcTAAAGATATTTTTGATAAGTCACTATTTCTGATTATATGTTTCATAATTCTGGGCTTTTTTTACTGTTTCATGGtatgggtttttttaaaaaaaattttacaacctTTATGTCTTTGTGTATGCTTCTTCATTTATATACACACATCGATGTATGcatttatgtgtgtgtttatacATGTACATATGATTAAAGCATGTTTGAGTAGTTTGGAATTAAACTTGCAATTGGTTGGACTCAAATTTGGGCATTGTATATATTCTCTGTCttcttatgtttttgtttttgaaattattaaaaaaaaaaaaaaaaagtttgtttttatGACGTTGTTTGTCATAGATGTTGTATGTGGTGAGAGATGAAATGCTTGGGTTTTTGATGGCCACTTAAAGCCTCATTACAAGACTACAAAAAAGTTGTCTTCTTTTCATTTAGAATTGCTTGCAAGTTGAAAATCACATTGGTTGggcataaattttttatgccCACAAGAGCAATTTGATTTCCATAAGAgcaggaggggggggggggggggagtaaTGTCATTGGTTAAAGAACTGGCGACCGTGTGTATAACTTTCCCATTCAAAGGGTTTGGCTTGGCTCCAGTTCTCACTGGAGGCGACACTAGCTAGCACGACATGTATCCTAAAATGGTCACATGTTTGCCCAATATCCCATCCAGTGGGGAAGATCACTGGATGGAagtttttcccttaaaaaaaaacatgcttGTCAGGAGCCTGCTGTGTCCCAAATGTGTTCCCATTCAAcccaatttgaaaattaattgtataaaaaaatgatttcatgtggctttttttttgctctttatATCTTTTAGATGCAATTCATTTAGTAAAAAAGTATTTATGTTTCTAATGTAAAtaatataggtttttttttcccctttccaATTTACACTGGAATTTTGCTAACTAGTTGGTTTTTATATTAATAGGATCGCTTGTCCAAACTAGAAGCTGCCCTTACAAATAAGAAGGGTAGGTCCCAAGGCACTTTACTGAACCGATGAAATTTCCAAGCTACAAAATTTGGTCCTAACTATTTTTATCTATGTGTCTATACTTGTTCAGCTGCTAAAAATGAGGAACATTTGAAATTGATAAGTGAACTTCAGTCAAAGCTTGAGGAGGCTAATGCAGAGCTGGTTTCAGAACGAGCAAAGGTTCTACCAATTTCTATTGTGTTCTCTTCAAATCTGGATAGTATGGAAGAgagctaaaatatttttacgTGTGACTTGCAGGCGCAAAAGCTTGCTGAGGAAAATGCAAAACTCCAATATCGTATAACCCATCTTGTTAAGGCAGCAAAGGGGGCTGATCTCAAGTTGGAGCAAATGGAGCAAGTGAGTTTTAGTAATTTCTCAACCTCCTTTCACACTATTAATGGATAATTATTAAAAGATATACATTGTCTATAGGTGTATTAAAGTTATTGGAAACTTACAACGTGTTTTTGGCTGGTAGTTTCTGAAAAATGGATTGCTTGGGACTGTTTTTCTCTGTGCATTTTTGGATGTAATGTTCTTGTCTGTGTTCGTTATTTGGAGTAGACAGATAGGTTTCAAAACCTAATAACCTTTTTGGTTACAAAGGAGacatttctacttttttttttccctcctctTTGAAGTAGCTTTCAGAGCATAGAGAAGAGTGGTTTAACAGAAGATGAGTGAcattacacacaaaaaattgaTGTTGTTGTGTTAATAAAACCAaagtataataaaaatcaatttccAAAGAAAACTTACCTCGCTTGCaaggtgttttatttttttttaataataagaaacaaaGCTAGGTTTTTGTTTGTAAGATTTGAAGTTATAAACTCATAAAGGTGATATATAGGTGCCCATATTCCTTGAAGGTTGAAGGTCGAAGGGTAAAGGCTTTTGGAATTTATATTCAACTTTCAAGGGCAAGAAATTGTGTTGACTTTTTTGGGGGGTTTGTTTTCAACTTTATTACTGTATCATTAATCCTATTGGCAATTGCAATGAGGAATGGATTGTATCTCAAATTTTAGTCTATTTTAAACCCTTTATGCAGTTAGGTGGCTTGTTTTAATGAATGATATGTGAAATAATTGATTTGGTGCGtgtaatttcttttgtttaggtATTGGCAGGGAAGCTGGATGCCTTGAAGTTGGAAGATTCTAAGATTTTGAGCTGAGAGAGACAAATTGATGGTACTTCTATGAGTAGATTGTGAGCTGAAAGGACAACTTGTGGTACATTATGTTTTAGAATGTTAATATGATGCCCCCTTCATCATTTAATGGTTTTCTTGATATAGAAGTGGTCTAATATGCATCTCTGCGGGTTACCGTCTATAAAATATGGTGATTGTGATCTTACACAACATACATAGATTTGCCAATGTACTTGCAACTGCCTTAGAGGAATGTTCTCTAATTTTGGATTATGGTGCCCCTTTCTCTGGGGTTCGGTAAAGCTGAACACAGGGTCAATTTCTTGTACTTGCTCATTGTCTCCCATCTCAAAGAACTTGCTCTTGTCCAGACTGAAAAGTGTTTGCAAAAAtagtgaacttttttttttatggctcTATTCTATTACCttatatgtataaaataaatgCAAGAAATTATTGTGTTTTACTAATATCTAAATAGAAAACTCCAAATCAATTAAGAGTTTCAGACCCTTTGTTAATAGTGTATCAGTGTATGACTGTATGGGGATTTGGGGCTGTGCTTAAGTGGGTTAAGATCATGGAATACTTACAAGTTACAGGACGACAACTcgtttgaaaaattttggttctctaaaagaatttaattttcaagttcCCAAATCATCagaaacctttaaaaaaaaattgttttgcaagtgattactttatttttgaaaaccttAACTGGAACTTCGTATtaacaaaatacaaccaaaaaaaaaaaaccccgcAGGAACTCAATTgattatgaaaaacaaaaaccttataagaatatatatatatatttgcatggTTCTGTATGTGGGCGAGTGAGAGAGCGCATGGGAAGTACAATTCGAAACAGTAAGCCTAGCAACATCATAACCAAAGCATTATTAATGCGACGGCAACATGCTTAGCAATTTCAAAGACAACTTGGAAAATACTACAGACTAAACGATATTGAAATTTCAGACCTATGTTCTAAGCgccttttttttaagataataataataataatttgtttggcATAATTATATTTCAACTCAACTCCAAGCGTTGGTTGGCCAACATGAAAccatattta
This genomic stretch from Castanea sativa cultivar Marrone di Chiusa Pesio chromosome 9, ASM4071231v1 harbors:
- the LOC142611068 gene encoding uncharacterized protein LOC142611068, which produces MGESENRSHLEKTLEPFYQRASESEDRLSKLEAALTNKKAAKNEEHLKLISELQSKLEEANAELVSERAKAQKLAEENAKLQYRITHLVKAAKGADLKLEQMEQVLAGKLDALKLEDSKILS